The following proteins are encoded in a genomic region of Mycobacterium kiyosense:
- a CDS encoding 4Fe-4S ferredoxin — MTGRAEDCALLDVGGLHELVESLIERGYRVVGPTLRDNAIVLAELDSAADLPRGWGVDVGPGHYRVRRRDDEAVFGHSAGAQSWKQFLHPPRLRLWAGTRDGTVQSEPEPPRYALLGVHGCDLAAIATLDRVLGNADYPDGSYVGRRRNLFVVAVNCTEPGGLCFCASMGTGPAVGPGYDLALTELLDDGAAPSYLVDVGSPEGAEVLAGLPQREPTRSEIDCARGEVDAAAQHMGRRMPETDLRNLLIDARESPQWEDVAGRCLTCGNCTMVCPTCFCTSTEDVSDLTGEHAERWRNWASCFEFDFTYVHGGGSVRQSGASRYRHWITHKLGTWHDQFGMSGCVGCGRCIAWCPTGIDITEEMNKMAGTPERTGDD; from the coding sequence ATGACCGGGCGGGCCGAAGACTGCGCGTTGCTGGATGTGGGCGGGCTGCACGAACTGGTCGAGTCGCTGATCGAACGCGGTTACCGGGTGGTCGGCCCGACGTTGCGGGACAACGCGATTGTGCTCGCCGAACTCGATTCCGCGGCCGATCTCCCGCGCGGCTGGGGCGTGGACGTGGGCCCGGGGCACTACCGGGTCCGGCGCCGCGACGACGAGGCGGTATTCGGGCATTCGGCCGGAGCGCAGTCGTGGAAGCAGTTCCTGCACCCGCCGCGGTTGCGGCTGTGGGCCGGAACCCGGGACGGGACAGTCCAATCCGAGCCAGAACCGCCGCGTTACGCGCTGCTCGGCGTGCATGGTTGCGACCTGGCCGCTATCGCGACCCTGGACCGCGTGCTCGGCAATGCCGACTATCCCGACGGCTCCTATGTCGGCCGCCGCCGAAACCTGTTCGTCGTGGCGGTGAACTGCACCGAGCCCGGTGGGCTGTGCTTCTGTGCGTCGATGGGTACCGGCCCTGCCGTCGGACCCGGCTACGATCTCGCGCTCACCGAGCTCCTCGACGACGGTGCCGCACCCAGCTATCTGGTCGACGTGGGATCCCCCGAAGGCGCCGAGGTGCTGGCCGGCCTACCGCAGCGCGAACCAACCCGGAGCGAAATCGATTGCGCCCGTGGTGAAGTCGACGCCGCCGCGCAACACATGGGCCGCCGGATGCCCGAGACCGACCTGCGTAACCTGCTGATCGACGCACGCGAGTCGCCGCAGTGGGAGGACGTGGCCGGGCGCTGCCTGACCTGCGGCAACTGCACCATGGTGTGCCCGACCTGTTTCTGCACCAGCACCGAGGACGTCAGCGACCTCACCGGCGAGCACGCCGAGCGGTGGCGAAACTGGGCTTCCTGCTTCGAATTCGACTTCACCTACGTCCACGGCGGCGGCAGCGTCCGGCAGTCCGGGGCGTCGCGCTACCGGCACTGGATCACCCACAAACTGGGCACCTGGCACGACCAGTTCGGCATGTCCGGCTGCGTCGGCTGCGGCCGCTGCATCGCCTGGTGTCCCACCGGCATCGACATCACCGAGGAGATGAACAAGATGGCCGGAACGCCGGAGCGGACCGGCGATGACTGA
- a CDS encoding oxidoreductase → MTEATRVLPALHSMAPVPYRVRSRVVESPDSATLCLEPVGEALRSPEPGEFMMLYAFGVGEVAISVSGDPTVTDGSITHTVRSVGAVSRALHDAQPGSVIGVRGPFGTTWGLAEAVGRDLVMVAGGVGLCPLRPAILQAVALRARYGTLTLVVGARSKSDFVFADQLKRWANDPQIDLHLIVDAATQGWTGEVGLVTAPLRRLTLDPGCTTAFLCGPEAMLHFGAEELIAKGVAAQDIKVSLERNMQCGIGLCGHCQLGPLLLCRDGPVVSYDVAGPLLRVKEL, encoded by the coding sequence ATGACTGAAGCGACCCGCGTGCTGCCTGCGCTGCATTCGATGGCGCCCGTTCCCTACCGGGTACGCAGTCGCGTTGTGGAGAGCCCGGATTCGGCGACCCTGTGCCTCGAGCCGGTCGGTGAGGCGCTGCGCTCGCCCGAGCCGGGCGAGTTCATGATGCTCTACGCCTTCGGCGTCGGCGAGGTCGCGATCTCGGTCTCCGGTGACCCGACCGTCACCGACGGTTCCATCACCCACACCGTGCGATCGGTCGGTGCGGTCAGTCGCGCGCTGCACGACGCCCAGCCGGGCAGTGTCATCGGCGTCCGCGGGCCATTCGGGACCACCTGGGGTTTGGCCGAGGCCGTCGGGCGGGATCTGGTGATGGTCGCCGGCGGCGTGGGGCTGTGCCCGTTGCGTCCGGCGATCCTGCAGGCGGTGGCGTTGCGGGCCCGCTATGGAACGCTGACGCTGGTGGTGGGCGCCCGCTCGAAGTCCGACTTCGTGTTCGCCGACCAACTCAAGAGGTGGGCCAACGACCCGCAGATCGATTTGCACCTGATCGTCGACGCCGCCACGCAGGGCTGGACCGGTGAGGTCGGGCTGGTCACCGCGCCGCTGCGGCGCTTGACGCTGGACCCGGGCTGCACCACCGCGTTCCTCTGCGGACCGGAAGCCATGCTGCATTTCGGCGCCGAGGAATTGATCGCCAAAGGTGTTGCCGCGCAAGATATCAAGGTTTCGCTGGAACGGAATATGCAGTGCGGCATCGGTTTATGCGGGCACTGCCAACTGGGTCCGCTGCTGCTGTGCCGCGACGGACCCGTGGTGAGCTACGACGTCGCCGGCCCGTTGCTGCGGGTGAAGGAGCTGTAG
- a CDS encoding oxidoreductase codes for MSPPKLAVWKFASCDGCQLTLLDCEDELLTLAGQVTIANFAEASSATVDGPYDVSLVEGSVTTPHDEQRIRDIRKQSRVLVTIGACATAGGVQALRNFADVTEFTSVVYARPDYIQTLATSTPASAHVEVDYQLHGCPIDRGQLLDTLAALLIGRKPRLPAKTVCTECKMRGVTCLVVADGTPCLGPVTHAGCGALCPKHHRGCFGCFGPSAAPQTATLIPLLRRDGMSDGDVERVFSTFNVTSFAAERQPR; via the coding sequence ATGAGCCCACCCAAACTGGCCGTGTGGAAGTTCGCCTCGTGCGACGGTTGTCAGCTGACGCTGCTGGATTGCGAGGACGAGTTGCTCACCCTGGCCGGTCAGGTCACGATCGCCAACTTCGCGGAGGCATCCAGCGCGACCGTCGACGGCCCGTACGACGTGTCGCTGGTCGAAGGTTCGGTCACCACGCCGCACGACGAGCAACGGATCCGTGACATCCGCAAGCAGTCTCGGGTATTGGTCACCATCGGTGCGTGTGCGACGGCCGGGGGAGTGCAAGCACTGCGCAACTTCGCCGACGTCACCGAATTCACCTCGGTGGTGTACGCCCGACCCGACTACATCCAGACCCTGGCGACCTCCACGCCCGCCTCCGCGCACGTCGAGGTCGACTACCAGCTGCACGGCTGCCCGATCGACCGCGGACAGCTGCTCGACACCCTGGCCGCGTTGCTGATCGGCCGCAAACCGCGGCTGCCGGCCAAGACGGTGTGCACCGAATGCAAGATGCGTGGCGTCACCTGCCTGGTCGTCGCCGACGGCACGCCGTGCCTGGGGCCCGTCACCCACGCCGGCTGCGGTGCGCTGTGCCCCAAGCATCATCGCGGCTGCTTCGGCTGTTTCGGCCCGTCGGCGGCGCCACAGACCGCGACGCTGATTCCGTTGTTGCGCCGCGACGGCATGTCCGACGGCGACGTCGAACGGGTGTTCTCGACGTTCAACGTGACCAGTTTCGCCGCCGAACGGCAGCCGCGGTGA
- a CDS encoding Ni/Fe hydrogenase subunit alpha — translation MSTRTLSVGTLARVEGEGALHVTVRDGVLERVELNIYEPPRFFEAFLRGRAYTEPPDLTARICGICPVAYQFSACNAIEDACGATLDDELVALRRLLYCGEWMHSHVLHIYLLNAPDFLGCPDIIAMSRNHGAAVQRGLSLKKAGNALMEFVGGRAIHPINVRVGGFYSVPTKAELAPMAERLRRALDEALETVEWVSGFEFPEFEMDHEFLALSTPGRYPIENGTIVRSAGPSFPVADFTERVREHQVPHSSALQATLDGGRHLTGPLARYSLNSAALSPIAAQAAARAGLGVQCRNPFRSIVVRSVEVVYAIEEALRIIDEYQRPSRPYVDVEARPGVGHGVSEAPRGLLYHRYRIDAEGLISAATIVPPTSQNQGAIEADLARVVSTNLDIDDAALTLLCERVIRNYDPCISCATHFLTLTVDGR, via the coding sequence GTGAGCACCCGCACCCTCAGTGTCGGCACCCTGGCGCGAGTGGAAGGCGAAGGGGCGCTGCATGTCACGGTGAGAGACGGCGTGCTGGAAAGGGTGGAGCTCAACATCTACGAGCCGCCGCGGTTCTTCGAAGCCTTTCTGCGCGGCCGCGCCTACACCGAACCGCCCGACCTGACCGCACGGATTTGCGGAATCTGTCCGGTCGCTTACCAATTCAGCGCGTGCAACGCGATCGAAGACGCCTGCGGGGCGACCCTGGACGACGAGCTCGTCGCGCTGCGCCGGTTGTTGTACTGCGGCGAGTGGATGCACAGTCACGTGCTGCACATCTACCTGCTGAACGCCCCGGACTTCCTGGGCTGCCCCGACATCATCGCCATGTCGCGAAATCATGGCGCCGCGGTGCAGCGGGGCCTGTCGCTGAAGAAGGCCGGCAACGCGCTGATGGAGTTCGTCGGCGGACGCGCGATACACCCCATCAACGTGCGCGTCGGCGGCTTCTACTCGGTGCCGACCAAAGCCGAACTCGCACCGATGGCCGAACGGCTGCGCCGCGCCCTGGACGAAGCGCTGGAAACGGTGGAGTGGGTGTCGGGCTTCGAGTTTCCCGAATTCGAGATGGACCACGAGTTCCTGGCGTTGAGCACCCCGGGGCGCTACCCGATCGAGAACGGCACCATCGTGCGCAGCGCCGGCCCGTCCTTCCCGGTGGCCGATTTCACCGAGCGGGTACGCGAGCACCAGGTGCCGCACTCCTCGGCACTGCAGGCGACGCTGGACGGCGGGCGTCACCTCACCGGGCCGCTGGCCCGCTATTCGCTGAACTCCGCGGCGCTGTCACCGATCGCGGCGCAGGCCGCCGCCCGCGCCGGGCTGGGCGTGCAATGCCGAAACCCGTTCCGCAGCATCGTCGTTCGATCCGTCGAGGTGGTCTACGCGATCGAGGAAGCATTGCGCATCATCGACGAATACCAACGCCCATCCCGCCCGTACGTGGACGTCGAAGCCCGGCCCGGGGTGGGGCACGGCGTCAGTGAGGCGCCCCGCGGTCTGCTCTACCACCGGTACCGAATCGACGCTGAGGGACTGATTTCCGCGGCGACCATCGTCCCGCCCACCTCACAGAATCAGGGTGCGATCGAAGCCGACCTGGCCCGCGTCGTCTCGACCAATCTGGATATCGACGACGCGGCACTGACCCTGTTGTGCGAGAGGGTGATTCGTAACTACGACCCGTGCATCTCGTGTGCCACCCA